One window from the genome of Pempheris klunzingeri isolate RE-2024b chromosome 7, fPemKlu1.hap1, whole genome shotgun sequence encodes:
- the LOC139204470 gene encoding protein FAM240B, with translation MNLALIHDRLHIKTFWEKRINSDCQYAESEEQRMKSSKLRKLRGEWLVRLENRTKHLKSLKDNYVRKVKVETPADQT, from the exons ATGAATCTGGCTCTGATCCATGACAGACTGCACATCAAGACGTTCTGGGAGAAGAGGATTAACAGTGATTGTCAGTATGCTGAGAGCGAggagcagaggatgaagagcagcaagCTGAGGAA gctgagGGGGGAGTGGCTGGTCCGCCTGGAGAACCGAACCAAACACCTGAAGAGCCTCAAAGACAACTACGTCAGGAAGGTGAAGGTGGAGACGCCGGCTGACCAGACATGA
- the sdhaf1 gene encoding succinate dehydrogenase assembly factor 1, mitochondrial encodes MARHSKLQKQVLALYRQFLRAGQDKPGFIPRIRDEFRENARIKKTDVMHIEYLYRRAQRQLEQLKDVNTKQLGTFSKPEEKS; translated from the coding sequence ATGGCGCGCCACAGTAAGCTGCAGAAGCAGGTCCTGGCTCTGTACCGGCAGTTCCTGCGGGCCGGCCAAGACAAACCGGGCTTCATCCCCCGCATCCGCGACGAGTTCAGAGAGAACGCCCGCATCAAGAAGACGGACGTGATGCACATCGAGTATCTGTACCGACGGGCACAGagacagctggagcagctgaaggaCGTCAACACCAAACAGCTGGGCACGTTCTCCAAACCCGAAGAGAAgagctga
- the ercc6l gene encoding DNA excision repair protein ERCC-6-like, translated as MDVSQHNGKVAEISEKLEKSLSMETDDKMETYHKFIQDGKDVARQGDMQKALKFFKLAYNIHQSQKLESRINKIEELLSQNDSEDEEEEFVNVNNSGLMLFKDLYDKLYNYQRNGVAFLYSLYRDGHKGGILADDMGLGKTIQVISFLSGMYDNELVKHTLLVMPTSLITNWTKEFAKWTPGMRVKEFHGSSKGERTRNLVKVQRRGGVIITTYTMLINNWQQLSSYHDREFTWDYMILDEAHKIKTATTKTAKSAYAIPSKNRVLLTGTPVQNNLKEMWALFDFACQGTLLGTAKTFKSEYENPITRAREKDSTPGEKALGSRMSENLMAIIKPYFLRRTKAEVQKNKMKGARPCEEEQSDGKDSKVLAPKDSGADMPTLTRKNDLIVWTYLSPVQEDIYRQFISLDHIKELLMTSRSPLAELTILKKLCDHPRLLSAAAIAKLGLEENTHESQQNDDREADAHSIANIPDHTLISESGKLVFLFALLERLREEGHRTLVFAHYRKVLDIIERILCNRGFKVMRLDGTITQIAERERRITLFQKDERYSVFLLTTQVGGVGITLTAADRVVIYDPSWNPATDAQAVDRAYRIGQTENVVIYRLITCGTVEEKIYRRQVFKDSLIRQNTGDKKNPFRYFSKQELKELFILEDPRSSSTQMQLQALHSKHRRTDPELDEHIAHLHAMEMFGISDHDLMFSLDVNNDDAPEDQEAHHYIEGRVQKAQELMRAEAELQMQLAESMASSTEPAWLRQPVENNNRERSHEKKPRTPRPSPSYPQNDSDSNINRSLVVVELNQSGSDKDDGQQNQSDQVIDLTADGSTTEEQSVVQVSQDELSEQKLYSPKAQFVKQESYAEEATISPQEVLEESLVMLEASAAAAGDAADASAHELMDTSLMIDAAVSPAGDASLPYVTAADEEQLSGFSDSKHNSKTDLGHISHVTPLQNKRLSVLQASQSSFKADTSSRVSTTLESFEGNFNLQLDDSDGFSDHDVLDDQETEAEERKLLSQLQVEGSFDVNKSLSERQHKEALGQSLNNTHVSAMDESANDSIVAAKRRRAAVIYDSEEDKDNNDDDDDDDMEDLTRSKLDNSFQVLGASTPKSVTSGSTPLRSRKSVGGNTSVASRRSLLQSIIEDMENHNQNEDDEDEGDDDDDDISERRSDEAEEEDIIDPTHDEFQLEETVGETLNTEGEEEEGEEGEEEEEEEEEEEEGEEKEEEEEEEEFSESADAVSESGEMSSNMEESTSEPELTSSERMDQCTVDAGVKTNGAKDGVAPEDESYDSLVSRGKECYGKGKQDDALGFFLRAIDIKPGDPEIQLMTIQLYRQLSQRS; from the exons ATGGATGTTTCTCAACATAACGGCAAAGTTGCGGAGATTTCCGAGAAACTGGAGAA GTCTTTGTCCATGGAAACAGACGACAAGATGGAAACCTACCACAA atTCATTCAGGATGGTAAAGATGTTGCCAGGCAAGGGGACATGCAGAAAGCACTGAAGTTCTTCAAGTTGGCGTACAACATTCACCAGAGTCAAAAACTGGAAAGCAGGATAAACAAAATTGAAGAACTTCTCTCTCAGAATGactcagaggatgaagaagaagagtttGTCAATGTGAACAACAGCGGTTTAATGCTGTTCAAAGACTTGTATGACAAGCTTTATAACTACCAGAGAAATGGAGTCGCCTTCCTGTACAGCCTCTACAGAGATGGTCATAAAGGTGGGATCTTGGCTGACGACATGGGCCTTGgtaaaaccatccaggtgatATCATTCCTCTCTGGTATGTACGATAACGAGCtggttaaacacacactgctcgTCATGCCAACTTCACTCATCACTAACTGGACCAAGGAGTTTGCCAAATGGACTCCCGGTATGAGGGTGAAGGAATTTCATGGTTCCAGCAAAGGAGAGCGGACGAGGAATTTGGTGAAAGTTCAGAGGAGAGGTGGCGTCATCATCACCACGTACACAATGCTTATAAACAACTGGCAGCAATTGTCATCATACCACGACCGGGAGTTCACATGGGACTACATGATCCTGGATGAGGCGCACAAAATAAAAACGGCGACcaccaaaacagcaaaaagcGCCTATGCCATACCTTCGAAAAACCGAGTCCTTCTCACAGGCACTCCAGTCCAGAACAACCTGAAAGAAATGTGGGCTCTCTTTGACTTTGCTTGCCAAGGCACGCTCCTCGGCACAGCTAAAACGTTCAAAAGCGAATATGAGAACCCCATCACCCGCGCCAGAGAGAAGGACTCCACTCCGGGGGAAAAAGCTCTGGGGTCCCGGATGTCTGAGAACCTCATGGCTATAATAAAACCCTACTTCCTCCGCAGGACAAAAGCAgaagtgcagaaaaacaaaatgaaaggcGCGCGTCCCTGCGAAGAGGAACAGTCAGACGGCAAGGACAGCAAAGTCCTTGCTCCAAAAGACTCTGGCGCAGACATGCCGACACTGACGCGAAAGAATGACCTGATTGTCTGGACCTACCTGAGCCCTGTTCAGGAAGACATATACAGGCAGTTCATCTCACTAGACCACATCAAGGAGCTGCTCATGACCAGCAGGTCACCTCTAGCTGAATTAACCATTTTGAAAAAGCTGTGCGACCACCCGAgactgctctctgctgcagccataGCCAAGTTAGGcttggaggaaaacacacatgaaagtCAGCAGAATGACGACAGGGAGGCGGACGCTCACAGCATCGCCAACATTCCTGACCACACCTTAATATCAGAGTCTGGGAAACTCGTCTTTCTGTTTGCACTTCTTGAAAGACTCAGAGAGGAAGGACACCGAACGCTCGTCTTCGCTCATTACAGGAAAGTGCTTGACATCATCGAACGCATCCTGTGCAACAGAGGCTTCAAAGTGATGAGACTGGACGGCACAATAACACAgattgcagagagagagaggcgcaTTACTCTGTTCCAGAAGGATGAACGTTACTCCGTCTTCCTCCTGACCACCCAGGTTGGAGGAGTTGGCATCACGTTGACGGCAGCAGACAGAGTTGTGATCTACGATCCCAGCTGGAACCCAGCAACAGACGCCCAGGCTGTCGACAGGGCGTACCGCATCGGCCAGACGGAAAACGTCGTCATCTACCGGCTGATCACCTGCGgcacagtggaggagaagatctACAGACGGCAGGTTTTCAAAGACTCCCTCATCAGACAGAATACCGGGGACAAGAAGAACCCCTTTCGGTACTTCAGCAAGCaggagctgaaggagctcttcatTCTGGAGGACCCACGGTCCTCGTCCACGCAGATGCAGCTTCAGGCTTTGCACTCCAAGCACCGGCGGACTGACCCTGAGCTGGATGAGCACATCGCCCACCTCCACGCCATGGAGATGTTTGGGATCTCTGACCACGACCTCATGTTTTCCCTCGACGTCAACAACGACGATGCCCCGGAGGACCAGGAGGCGCACCACTACATCGAAGGGAGGGTCCAAAAGGCCCAGGAGCTGATGAGGGCAGAGGCAGAGTTACAGATGCAGCTGGCAGAGAGCATGGCGTCGAGCACCGAACCGGCCTGGCTCAGACAACCAGTGgagaacaacaacagagagCGGTCTCATGAGAAAAAACCAAGAACTCCAAGACCAAGTCCGTCCTATCCACAAAATGACAGCGACAGCAACATCAACAGGTCACTGGTTGTGGTTGAGTTGAACCAGTCTGGTTCTGACAAGGACGATGGCCAACAGAATCAGAGTGATCAAGTTATTGATCTAACTGCAGATGGGAGCACGACAGAAGAACAATCTGTTGTACAAGTAAGCCAAGACGAGCTTTCTGAGCAGAAGCTGTATTCCCCAAAAGCTCAGTTTGTCAAGCAAGAGAGTTACGCAGAAGAAGCAACAATCTCTCCTCAGGAGGTTCTTGAGGAGTCTTTGGTGATGTTGgaggcctctgctgctgcagcaggcgATGCGGCGGATGCCTCTGCTCATGAGCTAATGGACACGTCTCTAATGATTGATGCTGCAGTTTCTCCAGCCGGTGACGCCAGCCTGCCGTATGTTACAGCAGCTGATGAAGAACAGCTAAGTGGATTTTCAGACTCAAAACACAACTCCAAGACGGACTTGGGGCATATTTCGCATGTTACACCGCTGCAGAACAAAAGGCTTTCTGTCTTGCAAGCGTCCCAGTCGAGCTTCAAAGCAGACACATCATCCAGAGTCAGCACAACGCTCGAGTCCTTCGAAGGCAACTTCAATCTGCAGCTGGACGACAGCGATGGGTTCTCAGACCATGACGTGCTGGATGACCAGGAGACCGAAGCAGAGGAGCGTAAGCTGCTGTCACAGCTGCAGGTGGAGGGGAGCTTTGACGTAAATAAATCTCTTTCTGAGAGACAACATAAAGAAGCACTCGGCCAAAGCCTCAACAACACCCATGTCTCTGCAATGGACGAGTCAGCGAACGATTCCATCGTAGCTGCCAAGAggagaagagcagcagtgatTTATGACAGCgaagaagacaaagacaataacgatgatgatgatgatgatgatatggaGGATTTGACGAGGAGTAAACTTGACAACTCCTTCCAGGTTCTCGGGGCCTCCACACCTAAATCAGTGACCTCCGGCTCCACCCCTCTACGATCAAGAAAGAGTGTTGGAGGAAACACCTCTGTGGCCTCACGCCGGTCGCTCCTCCAGTCAATCATCGAAGACATGGAGAACCACAACCagaatgaagatgatgaagatgaaggcgacgacgacgatgatgatatTTCAGAGAGGCGTTCTGATGAGGCCGAAGAGGAGGACATCATTGATCCAACTCATGATGAGTTTCAGCTGGAGGAAACTGTCGGAGAGACATTAAAcacagagggtgaggaggaagagggagaagaaggagaagaagaagaagaggaagaagaagaagaggaagaaggagaagaaaaagaggaggaggaggaggaagaggagttcTCTGAGTCAGCTGATGCCGTCAGTGAGTCAGGAGAAATGAGCAGTAACATGGAGGAATCGACCAGCGAGCCTGAGCTAACCTCCTCGGAGAGAATGGATCAGTGCACCGTTGATGCCGGAGTCAAGACGAACGGGGCGAAAGACGGCGTTGCGCCCGAGGACGAGAGCTACGACTCCCTGGTCAGCAGGGGGAAGGAGTGCTACGGCAAAGGGAAGCAGGACGACGCGCTGGGCTTCTTCCTGAGAGCCATCGACATCAAACCTGGAGATCCTGAAATTCAGCTCATGACCATCCAACTGTACCGGCAGCTGAGTCAGAGGAGTTAA
- the nudt18 gene encoding 8-oxo-dGDP phosphatase NUDT18, which yields MEVTEEERRQVEEQVERLLSGQGSEVTGCDVGLEQSKPAALRKTVTYIVCAVIFNDKEEVLMVQEAKQDCYKQWYLPAGRVEVGESLEEALKREVKEESGFDCEPITLLLIQEQGPQWIRFIFLAKVTGGSIKTLNAADQESLQASWWDRHSALPLRGRDILRLIDCGLKYHQDPWHPVTLPVDMSCRHVVQRLVLVFTNAEGQIWVLLIKAPALHLPTAAALRTHAVTWAANMVVQEAMPSVYYDQDVNTLGVFSLQHNGRQHGKTDGICFNSLVALVPDHVQRNEDGVKVQWTGTGRPPPVENPRYIWLEVQKQTLREKLLEKTKNTSILPVHSMY from the exons ATGGAGGTGACGGAGGAGGAGCGGCggcaggtggaggagcaggtggagaggCTGCTGAGCGggcaggggtcagaggtcaccggGTGTGACGTCGGCCTGGAGCAAAGCAAACCGGCAGCTCTGAGGAAGACTGTCACCTACATCGTCTGCGCCGTCATCTTCAACGACAAG GAGGAGGTGCTGATGGTGCAGGAGGCGAAGCAGGACTGCTATAAGCAGTGGTACCTGCCTGCAgggagggtggaggtgggggagaGCCTGGAGGAGGCACTGAAGAGggag gtgaaggaggagtcgGGCTTTGACTGTGAGCCAATCACCTTGCTGCTGATCCAGGAGCAGGGACCACAGTGGATCCGCTTCATCTTCCTGGCCAAagtcacag GTGGGAGTATAAAGACTCTGAATGCAGCAGATCAGGAGTCTCTTCAGGCCTCCTGGTGGGACAGACACTCTGCCCTCCCCCTGAGAGGACGGGACATCCTCCGACTCATCGACTGTGGACTCAA GTACCATCAGGATCCCTGGCATCCTGTCACGTTACCAGTAGACATGAGCTGCCGTCACGTGGTGCAGAGACTCGTCCTGGTCTTCACCAACGCCGAGGGGCAGATCTGGGTCCTGCTCATCAAAG CCCCGGCGCTCCACCTCCCCACGGCGGCGGCGCTCAGGACCCATGCGGTGACCTGGGCGGCCAACATGGTGGTGCAGGAAGCCATGCCGTCGGTGTACTACGACCAAGACGTGAACACCCTGGGTGTCTTCAGCCTGCAGCACAATGGGCGGCAGCATGGAAAGACGGACGGCATATGCTTCAACTCGCTGGTGGCGCTGGTGCCCGACCACGTCCAACGCAACGAAGACGGGGTGAAGGTGCAGTGGACGGGGACGGGACGGCCTCCGCCCGTGGAAAACCCTCGATACATCTGGCTTGAGGTCCAGAAACAAACTCTGAGAGAGAAACTGctggaaaagaccaaaaacaccTCGATCTTACCCGTCCACAGCATGTACTGA
- the lrrc2 gene encoding leucine-rich repeat-containing protein 2 isoform X1 yields MGLGRKVDVPVCDLSLLKGIWEVRERKYKQRQKKEQERIEQSALTRIDQQWQYRIYCKTLKADERNLLHHYLQRATLTDIQPCTEAEQQDQKDQQDHNDLEQSKLIFQLDGDRWTDFPRELQWMTYLREWHVRGTKIRQLPDYLAQFTQLTVLEIPKNAIAELPPEIGKLTALRELSVSYNRLSKVPPELGNCENLQRLELAGNNNLFELPFELSSLKQLVHLDIAENRFVSIPICALRMSSLQLLDLSNNSLTDLPQDMDRLEQLVTLFVHKNNLSYLPHCLTNISTLKVIVVSGKELTCIPTKLCRSPNIKFIRLYDNPTSEEKKKKKEEEEEEKKKEKNKRRKWRGPREEEVKKDSREKECIEAYISTLQDRDSVPESTTKVSIACLL; encoded by the exons ATGGGTTTGGGGAGGAAGGTGGACGTCCCGGTCTGCGATCTGTCCCTGTTGAAAGGAATCTGGGAGGTCCGAGAGAGGaaatacaaacaaagacagaagaaggagcaggagaggatCGAACAGAGCGCACTCACCAG gatcGACCAGCAGTGGCAGTATCGCATCTACTGTAAGACACTAAAGGCCGATGAACGTAACCTTCTGCATCATTACCTGCAGAGAGCTACACTGACTGATATACAGCCATGCACAG aagcagagcagcaggatcAGAAAGACCAACAGGATCACAATGATTTGGAGCAGAGCAAGCTGATCTTCCAGCTAGATGGAGATCGTTGGACG GACTTCCCCAGGGAGCTGCAGTGGATGACCTACCTGAGAGAGTGGCATGTCAGAGGGACAAAGATCCGTCAGCTGCCCGACTACCTGGCTCAGTTCACCCAGCTCACCGTGCTCGAGATCCCCAAAAACGCCATTGCCGAGCTTCCACCTGAGATTG GTAAGCTGACGGCATTGAGGGAATTAAGCGTCAGCTACAACCGTCTGTCCAAAGTTCCTCCAGAGCTCGGAAACTGTGAGAACCTGCAAAGGCTCGAACTTGCAGGAAACAACAACCTGTTTGAGCTGCCGTTTGAG CTGAGCAGCCTGAAGCAGCTGGTCCACCTGGACATTGCGGAGAACAGGTTTGTGTCGATCCCCATCTGTGCTCTGAGGATGAGCAGCCTGCAGCTGttggacctgagtaacaacagTCTGACTGACCTGCCGCAGGACATGGACAG gttggAACAGCTGGTCACCCTGTTCGTCCATAAGAACAACCTGTCTTACCTCCCTCACTGTCTCACCAACATCTCCACGCTCAAGGTGATCGTCGTCAGCGGCAAGGAGCTCACCTGCATCCCGACCAAACTGTGCAGAAGCCCGAACATCAA GTTTATCCGACTGTACGACAACCCGACGagtgaagagaagaagaagaagaaagaggaggaggaggaggagaagaaaaaagagaaaaacaagaggaggaagtggagagggccgagagaggaggaggtgaagaaggatAGCAGAGAGAAGGAGTGCATCGAGGCGTACATCAGCACGCTGCAGGACAGAG ACTCTGTTCCTGAATCCACCACCAAGGTCTCCATCGCCTGCCTGCTGTGA
- the lrrc2 gene encoding leucine-rich repeat-containing protein 2 isoform X2 — translation MGLGRKVDVPVCDLSLLKGIWEVRERKYKQRQKKEQERIEQSALTRIDQQWQYRIYCKTLKADERNLLHHYLQRATLTDIQPCTAEQQDQKDQQDHNDLEQSKLIFQLDGDRWTDFPRELQWMTYLREWHVRGTKIRQLPDYLAQFTQLTVLEIPKNAIAELPPEIGKLTALRELSVSYNRLSKVPPELGNCENLQRLELAGNNNLFELPFELSSLKQLVHLDIAENRFVSIPICALRMSSLQLLDLSNNSLTDLPQDMDRLEQLVTLFVHKNNLSYLPHCLTNISTLKVIVVSGKELTCIPTKLCRSPNIKFIRLYDNPTSEEKKKKKEEEEEEKKKEKNKRRKWRGPREEEVKKDSREKECIEAYISTLQDRDSVPESTTKVSIACLL, via the exons ATGGGTTTGGGGAGGAAGGTGGACGTCCCGGTCTGCGATCTGTCCCTGTTGAAAGGAATCTGGGAGGTCCGAGAGAGGaaatacaaacaaagacagaagaaggagcaggagaggatCGAACAGAGCGCACTCACCAG gatcGACCAGCAGTGGCAGTATCGCATCTACTGTAAGACACTAAAGGCCGATGAACGTAACCTTCTGCATCATTACCTGCAGAGAGCTACACTGACTGATATACAGCCATGCACAG cagagcagcaggatcAGAAAGACCAACAGGATCACAATGATTTGGAGCAGAGCAAGCTGATCTTCCAGCTAGATGGAGATCGTTGGACG GACTTCCCCAGGGAGCTGCAGTGGATGACCTACCTGAGAGAGTGGCATGTCAGAGGGACAAAGATCCGTCAGCTGCCCGACTACCTGGCTCAGTTCACCCAGCTCACCGTGCTCGAGATCCCCAAAAACGCCATTGCCGAGCTTCCACCTGAGATTG GTAAGCTGACGGCATTGAGGGAATTAAGCGTCAGCTACAACCGTCTGTCCAAAGTTCCTCCAGAGCTCGGAAACTGTGAGAACCTGCAAAGGCTCGAACTTGCAGGAAACAACAACCTGTTTGAGCTGCCGTTTGAG CTGAGCAGCCTGAAGCAGCTGGTCCACCTGGACATTGCGGAGAACAGGTTTGTGTCGATCCCCATCTGTGCTCTGAGGATGAGCAGCCTGCAGCTGttggacctgagtaacaacagTCTGACTGACCTGCCGCAGGACATGGACAG gttggAACAGCTGGTCACCCTGTTCGTCCATAAGAACAACCTGTCTTACCTCCCTCACTGTCTCACCAACATCTCCACGCTCAAGGTGATCGTCGTCAGCGGCAAGGAGCTCACCTGCATCCCGACCAAACTGTGCAGAAGCCCGAACATCAA GTTTATCCGACTGTACGACAACCCGACGagtgaagagaagaagaagaagaaagaggaggaggaggaggagaagaaaaaagagaaaaacaagaggaggaagtggagagggccgagagaggaggaggtgaagaaggatAGCAGAGAGAAGGAGTGCATCGAGGCGTACATCAGCACGCTGCAGGACAGAG ACTCTGTTCCTGAATCCACCACCAAGGTCTCCATCGCCTGCCTGCTGTGA